A single Aspergillus puulaauensis MK2 DNA, chromosome 7, nearly complete sequence DNA region contains:
- the MRI1 gene encoding S-methyl-5-thioribose-1-phosphate isomerase (COG:J;~EggNog:ENOG410PFRZ;~InterPro:IPR042529,IPR011559,IPR005251,IPR000649, IPR037171;~PFAM:PF01008;~go_process: GO:0044237 - cellular metabolic process [Evidence IEA];~go_process: GO:0044249 - cellular biosynthetic process [Evidence IEA]): MVLEAIKYQDGKLAIIDQLQLPFVEQYVDVRTSEEGWQTIKKMQVRGAPAIAIVAALSLSSEIQSLSREEKLPPSAEEVSLFVIERLRYLVSSRPTAVNLGDAAQKLEMIVSENSRRPGSTAQDVANAFIRAAEGMLTKDLEDNTQIGENGAAWILANAPTSQHSKAVVLTHCNTGSLATSGYGTALGVIRSLMSRGALQRAYCTETRPYNQGSRLTAFELVHDKIPATLITDSMAAALLSRPGTGVTAVVVGADRVAANGDTANKIGTYGLAILARHHRVKFLVAAPLTTIDLATKSGDDIIIEERPPLEVTRIKGLQEDDITGDLKLGTVRIAAEGINVWNPAFDITPSALIDGIITEKGVAAKDEEGHFHLGELFE; this comes from the exons ATGGTCTTAGAGGCCATAAAATACCAAGATGGCAAACTTGCCATCATTGATCAGCTGCAACTACCATTCGTGGAGCAGTATGTCGATGTAAGAACAAGTGAAGAAGGGTGGCAGACTATCAAAAAGATGCAAGTTCGAGGAGCACCTGCCATTGCAATCGTAGCAGCCCTTTCACTTTCATCTGAAATCCAATCATTGtccagagaagagaaattGCCGCCAAGTGCGGAGGAGGTCAGCTTATTCGTCATTGAGCGGCTTCGTTATCTTGTGAGCAGTCGACCAACGGCGGTAAACCTTGGCGATGCCGCGCAGAAACTCGAGATGATCGTGTCTGAAAACTCGAGAAGGCCCGGATCAACAGCTCAGGATGTCGCGAACGCATTCATCCGAGCCGCGGAAGGCATGTTAACAAAGGATCTCGAGGATAATACACAAATTGGCGAAAATGGTGCTGCGTGGATACTGGCAAACGCGCCCACATCACAGCATTCCAAAGCAGTCGTTCTGACACACTGCAACACGGG CTCCCTTGCAACATCTGGTTACGGTACTGCACTCGGAGTAATACGATCTCTCATGTCAAGAGGCGCGTTGCAACGTGCCTACTGCACTGAAACTAGGCCGTATAACCAAGGCTCGCGTCTAACCGCGTTTGAACTCGTTCATGATAAAATTCCTGCAACTCTAATCACAGATTCAATGGCTGCAGCTCTACTGTCAAGACCAGGAACCGGTGTTACTGCGGTCGTCGTTGGTGCAGATCGAGTCGCAGCGAATGGTGATACCGCAAACAAAATTGGCACATACGGCCTTGCGATACTGGCCAGACATCACCGAGTGAAGTTTTTGGTTGCTGCACCGCTCACCACAATTGATCTGGCAACAAAATCTGGTGACGATATTATCATAGAGGAGCGACCGCCTTTAGAGGTGACGAGAATCAAAGGTTTACAGGAAGATGATATCACCGGTGACTTGAAATTGGGTACGGTTAGAATAGCGGCGGAAGGCATAAATGTCTGGAATCCTGCTTTCGATATCACGCCGTCTGCGCTCATCGACGGGATAATAACTGAGAAGGGAGTTGCAGCAAAGGACGAGGAAGGACATTTTCATTTGGGAGAGCTTTTTGAATAA
- a CDS encoding uncharacterized protein (COG:S;~EggNog:ENOG410PRAU;~SECRETED:SignalP(1-18)), whose protein sequence is MTTCLLTSAFFYLLITNGRDQVNNKYYTLKQLATNKNRLAQSKKCAPLLLIGNLFLTRSHKVNDRDHSAPQNGITAPNETLPRYFAKSGPVDADPRKTKKDGGGKGNWGRSGEEVQDYEYSFMNTRRHSNSSVQGISGFKTKFETIEPEPVFEEDLHGPLNENIIDGAPVVKADSVSSGTSGGGEIEQAADQKNSAVN, encoded by the exons ATGACCACTTGCCTATTA ACATCcgcttttttttatctactCATCACTAACGGACGTGATCAGGTGAACAATAAGTACTATACCTTAAAGCAGTTGGCTACCAACAAGAACCGGCTCGCTCAATCCAAAAAGTGCGCGCCTTTGCTTCTGATTGGAAATCTGTTTT TGACTCGTTCGCATAAAGTCAATGACCGTGATCATTCCGCACCGCAGAATGGGATTACGGCTCCCAACGAAACGCTTCCCCGTTACTTCGCAAAATCAGGCCCTGTCGACGCCGATCCCCGAAAGACCAAAAAGGATGGCGGAGGCAAGGGAAACTG GGGGCGTTCAGGTGAGGAGGTTCAAGATTACGAATACAGCTTCATGAACACCCGCCGCCACTCGAATAGCAGTGTTCAAGGAATATCGGGTTTCAAAACCAAATTTGAAACCATCGAACCTGAACCAGTCTTTGAAGAGGATCTGCATGGGCCATTGAATGAGAATATCATCGATGGGGCTCCTGTAGTGAAGGCTGACAGTGTTAGTAGCGGCACCAGCGGTGGTGGCGAGATCGAGCAGGCAGCCGATCAGAAAAACTCCGCAGTGAATTGA
- a CDS encoding putative nuclear pore complex subunit Nup133 (BUSCO:EOG09260EPS;~COG:U,Y;~EggNog:ENOG410PM1I;~InterPro:IPR037624,IPR014908,IPR007187;~PFAM:PF08801,PF03177;~go_function: GO:0017056 - structural constituent of nuclear pore [Evidence IEA]) codes for MFAPKAAVSTTSLRNPRRRQRASSGESIKPPSAKRSLVPGASTANNVEVTPNPDGETQRNIPIRTSKKSEIRKSDAVEPVILSKTDFYTVSQLPSLPDQIRSLQSEPCRCFFASSYGYGLVVSKFEAIIWSYSVMASSPSPNDVFRLPIPDSCSESNGVTPLGVILSTATSATPGLMILMPHTGKIIYWETVSCAASLGLPRQKQTGLQGYVPGMLSGEHATEIVNGEPSGVMVTFSSGRVAHITVRDSQGKPAITVNFLQNPSNTLGIGFLDGIKNALGAGFWRKKVAAVRAGESYQRGQRDIIIATSTGLIEVWDTHWNNGSMLKRQFDVKEDLRRSLAVHGPGEGMEYEVRLWDLAFCPSKEKANDSQVDTGKSWRVSVLVGLASGSDIRGAYVVQLSLSEITQIISTSPIGSHIFSTGLGGLQPRLYIPKPWGTAFIVLGQSIILLSLEDVDETPSTQLLLDNGQPRTFHDSINFRSGPAYEILGMGFEDQSDGCTSPTCLLMIRDFGVVRITALHRQETGNDTENAQITAQHKLEQAVFYGTMLGNPLDLSSKGDLNFPIKDIEEATLCICRGLLQSTSKFIPTTAISIDQNLKLRAKALDDLSRLLIEQNKILDRQVWWELLWGAEKLAAQKTIWKLEEGARKCKTSGPTFLAHVLGLMSDKFKTKTDDASDSVRHWFLYDTYRMEHIVPWIFHAIKPQKGNTSKQMRRMSERILEASELSLAVLETAFKYRDEHASQFGIGDGYLEDGVLITDYEDLPEFWTSRNISYSETGHLLDLELDSCRAWIHQTSTNTDASEQQVAGKIAQNSARHLRILGQMYSERVRWLLAQEEQKLIDEAITTKQSHIKKRRWQLFKLAGIGQLEEAINLAENFQDMGALVELIIELQDQSKSVMFARDADVSGSVKTNSTELDKKVTHYFEKFGAAWADAFFSRQISMGQSGILFSLKKFQPFVTQFLHEHQSYARLSWVNDVVGEADYESAAKALETLALEHEQDIWSHRVELSLAKLAHLATCEKAEPSNPRAVQDDVRRLERLAEISAVQEAIYTYISPVLQDAIDRKAEIELATDHFANSTADSRPSLHELLKKALAGVVSRKVLSLDQLIDLLTLIDPSQESDFGQNEFSGSEFHLALRVIRLGLGAKAEPNYSLALQKLVWRRCILRDDWDVIAKAVEQMGSESESLFHTTALFRTLIRCFRDEHTEGLSSPPLYLPARPQDVLLNEPDSVFLSSRFRPEQRARISRDLDQENDILSRYIEKEELGFLFKNIHESARKTKSHSVDGDSFPPPTDNSDVKAESCYQAQSSTRKERLSWL; via the exons ATGTTCGCGCCCAAAGCTGCAGTTTCCACAACATCTCTGCGGAATCCGCGAAGGCGCCAGCGTGCAAGCTCTGGCGAATCTATAAAGCCACCAAGCGCTAAAAG ATCCCTAGTACCTGGCGCCTCAACTGCAAACAATGTGGAGGTAACACCCAACCCTGACGGCGAAACCCAACGAAATATTCCGATAAGAACCAGCAAAAAGTCAGAGATTCGGAAAAGTGATGCCGTAGAGCCGGTTATACTA TCAAAGACGGATTTCTATACCGTCTCCCAATTACCATCTTTACCAGATCAAATTCGGAGCCTTCAATCGG AGCCTTGTAGGTGTTTCTTCGCTTCGAGCTACGGGTATGGACTTGTTGTCAGCAAATTCGAAGCCATCATCTGGTCATACTCAGTTATGGcgtcctctccctcgcctaACGATGTATTCCGGCTTCCTATACCCGATTCATGCAGTGAAAGTAATGGTGTAACACCGTTGGGAGTGATTTTATCGACAGCTACGAGTGCTACCCCCGGACTAATGATTTTGATGCCCCATACTGGAAAGATAATATACTGGGAAACCGTGTCTTGCGCCGCATCACTGGGTCTCCCACGACAAAAACAAACCGGGCTTCAGGGATATGTTCCGGGGATGCTTTCGGGTGAACATGCTACAGAAATAGTGAACGGAGAGCCTTCCGGTGTCATGGTCACATTTTCATCCGGACGGGTTGCCCATATCACTGTTAGAGACTCACAGGGGAAACCAGCCATCACCGTGAACTTCTTGCAAAACCCGTCCAATACTCTTGGAATAGGGTTCCTTGATGGTATTAAAAATGCTCTCGGGGCGGGTttttggaggaagaaagtTGCCGCCGTTCGTGCTGGCGAATCTTATCAGCGAGGACAGCGAGATATCATAATCGCGACATCGACAGGCTTGATAGAGGTTTGGGATACGCACTGGAACAACGGAAGTATGTTGAAAAGACAATTTGATGTCAAGGAAGACCTACGGCGATCCTTGGCGGTACACGGCCCGGGCGAAGGCATGGAATATGAAGTTAGGCTCTGGGATCTCGCGTTCTGCCCAAGCAAAGAGAAGGCCAACGACTCGCAGGTGGACACTGGAAAGTCGTGGCGGGTTTCAGTTCTAGTTGGCCTTGCCTCTGGGTCAGATATCCGAGGAGCGTATGTTGTTCAGTTGAGCCTCTCCGAGATCACTCAGATTATATCCACTTCCCCTATCGGTTCACATATCTTTTCAACCGGATTAGGCGGTCTACAACCCCGTCTATACATTCCAAAGCCTTGGGGAACGGCATTCATCGTACTAGGTCAATCTATAATATTGTTGTCGTTGGAGGACGTTGACGAAACACCGAGCACACAGCTGCTGCTTGACAACGGTCAACCACGGACATTCCACGATTCCATCAATTTTCGCTCTGGGCCGGCCTATGAGATACTGGGGATGGGGTTCGAGGATCAGAGCGACGGGTGTACGTCTCCTACATGCTTGCTCATGATTCGAGACTTCGGCGTGGTTCGTATCACCGCCCTACATAGGCAGGAAACCGGCAATGATACTGAAAATGCGCAAATTACTGCTCAGCATAAACTTGAACAGGCTGTGTTCTATGGTACAATGCTGGGGAACCCGCTGGATTTATCGAGTAAAGGCGATCTGAATTTCCCAAtcaaggatattgaggaAGCCACACTCTGCATCTGTCGGGGGTTACTTCAGTCTACCTCAAAATTCATCCCAACGACGGCCATATCGATCGACCAAAATCTGAAACTACGCGCAAAAGCTTTGGATGATCTTTCACGGCTTTTGATTGAACAGAATAAAATCCTCGATCGTCAAGTCTGGTGGGAATTATTATGGGGCGCAGAGAAACTTGCTGCTCAAAAAACAATttggaagctggaagagggtGCCAGAAAATGCAAAACCAGCGGGCCAACATTTCTAGCTCATGTTTTGGGATTAATGAGTGACAAGTTCAAAACGAAGACGGACGATGCAAGCGACTCGGTACGCCACTGGTTCCTATATGATACCTATCGAATGGAACATATAGTGCCCTGGATCTTCCATGCAATAAAACCTCAGAAAGGGAACACCTCCAAACAAATGCGGCGAATGTCAGAGCGCATTTTGGAGGCCAGCGAGCTATCTCTAGCGGTACTGGAAACTGCATTCAAGTACCGAGATGAGCATGCCTCTCAATTCGGAATTGGAGATGGATATTTAGAAGACGGGGTTTTAATTACTGACTACGAGGATCTTCCAGAGTTCTGGACTTCCCGAAACATCAGTTACTCTGAAACGGGCCATTTGTTAGATCTTGAGCTTGACAGCTGCAGAGCTTGGATACACCAGACGTCAACCAATACCGACGCATCGGAGCAGCAAGTAGCAGGGAAAATAGCACAAAACAGTGCGAGACACCTACGAATTTTAGGTCAGATGTATTCTGAGCGGGTTCGGTGGCTATTGGCtcaggaggagcagaaacTAATCGATGAGGCCATAACGACGAAGCAATCACACATCAAAAAGCGGAGGTGGCAACTATTCAAACTGGCAGGCATCGGACAATTGGAAGAGGCCATAAATTTGGCGGAGAACTTTCAAGATATGGGTGCACTGGTGGAGCTAATAATTGAACTTCAAGATCAAAGCAAAAGCGTGATGTTTGCGCGCGACGCAGACGTTTCAGGTAGCGTCAAGACGAATTCAACGGAACTCGATAAGAAAGTTACTCATTACTTTGAGAAATTTGGAGCGGCGTGGGCTGATGCATTCTTTTCCCGCCAAATATCAATGGGACAATCGGGGATATTATTTTCTCTGAAGAAGTTTCAACCGTTTGTTACTCAGTTTTTGCATGAACACCAATCCTACGCCAGGCTCAGTTGGGTCAATGATGTGGTCGGCGAAGCCGATTACGAATCTGCTGCTAAAGCTTTGGAGACACTCGCGCTCGAGCATGAGCAGGACATCTGGAGTCATCGCGTGGAACTTTCCCTGGCCAAACTCGCGCATCTAGCAACATGTGAAAAGGCCGAGCCTTCCAACCCTCGAGCTGTACAGGACGATGTCAGACGGCTCGAAAGACTTGCGGAGATAAGTGCTGTTCAGGAGGCCATTTACACATACATCTCGCCGGTCTTACAAGATGCCATCGACCGAAAGGCCGAAATTGAATTGGCGACGGATCATTTCGCGAATTCCACGGCGGACTCCCGACCATCACTACATGAACTACTTAAGAAAGCTCTCGCAGGGGTGGTATCTCGAAAAGTGTTAAGCCTTGACCAACTCATCGACTTGTTGACTCTTATAGACCCCAGTCAAGAATCTGATTTTGGACAAAACGAGTTTTCTGGAAGCGAGTTTCATTTAGCCCTGCGAGTCATTcgactcggactcggtgcTAAAGCTGAACCGAACTACAGCCTTGCCCTTCAAAAACTTGTTTGGCGCAGATGCATTCTCAGGGATGACTGGGATGTTATTGCTAAGGCAGTTGAGCAAATGGGGAGCGAATCCGAATCTCTCTTTCATACCACGGCGCTATTTCGTACCCTTATCCGGTGCTTCAGGGACG AACATACAGAGGGCCTCAGCAGCCCGCCACTTTATTTGCCCGCTCGTCCACAAGATGTGTTACTGAACGAACCTGATTCTGTATTTCTCTCATCACGTTTTCGTCCAGAGCAACGAGCTCGAATTTCTCGTGACCTTGACCAGGAGAATGACATTCTCTCTCGATATATTGAGAAAGAGGAACTTGGGTTTTTGTTCAAAAATATTCATGAGTCTGCAAGGAAGACGAAATCACATTCAGTCGATGGTGATAGCTTTCCTCCACCTACCGACAATAGCGACGTCAAAGCAGAGTCATGCTACCAAGCGCAAAGTTCCACTCGGAAGGAGCGGCTCAGTTGGCTTTAA
- a CDS encoding ACP S-malonyltransferase (COG:I;~EggNog:ENOG410PJ58;~InterPro:IPR001227,IPR016036,IPR014043,IPR016035;~go_function: GO:0016740 - transferase activity [Evidence IEA]) has protein sequence MILTAMFSHLGRGRFIKEAIYRGYRIAHSSGRTHRRCAANSTNSKPLRTALFFPGHGVQRVGMARPWIDKFPGVADPFLEEMDSILGLKLSRIIAGGPNSELNKTENSQPAIMATSILILRILESEFGFNTKTRVDVTLGHSLGEFSALVAGGYICFGDALKLVRRRAEIMSQCTQHAVSKTGEDYGMIALVCEPEHMDGLITTIHEFLGPSFSDLHDESPNSGKPLIEQVVIANINSKNQIVLSGSIERIRTLLVQLRQFSGHDPRAVRLKSESPFHSPIMAPAAEYMRNALENITVNFPADMPCVSNVSGLPFTSGPALKDLLSQQCVDTVRWWDSIRYLDQERGVKRWIGIGPGKVGRNLVGKEVGRVMARGGGVWAVCDFRDVEETLIALEDTDNDMLQD, from the exons ATGATCTTGACAGCGATGTTCTCACATCTCGGGAGGG GCAGGTTCATTAAAGAAGCCATATATCGTGGATATCGCATAGCACATTCTAGTGGCAGAACTCATAGACGATGCGCGGCCAATTCCACTAACTCAAAGCCATTGCGCACAGCCCTGTTCTTCCCTG GTCATGGGGTACAACGAGTTGGCATGGCACGGCCTTGGATCGATAAATTTCCAGGTGTTGCAGACCCATttctggaagaaatggattcAATCTTGGGGTTGAAGCTGTCCCGAATAATCGCGGGTGGACCGAACTCAGAACTCAATAAGACTGAAAATTCACAACCTGCCATAATGGCAACGTCAATATTAATTCTTCGAATACTTGAATCCGAGTTCGGATTTAACACAAAGACCCGGGTGGATGTAACCCTCGGACACAGCCTAGGCGAGTTCTCTGCGCTGGTAGCAGGGGGCTATATTTGCTTTGGCGACGCATTAAAACTAGTTCGGCGCCGAGCTGAAATAATGTCTCAGTGCACGCAACACGCTGTCAGCAAAACCGGTGAAGATTACGGTATGATCGCACTAGTGTGCGAACCAGAGCATATGGACGGCTTAATTACTACTATTCACGAGTTTTTGGGCCCTTCATTTTCTGATTTACACGATGAGTCTCCAAATTCTGGAAAACCGCTGATCGAGCAAGTGGTGATTGCAAACATAAACTCCAAAAACCAGATAGTACTCAGTGGCAGCATTGAGAGAATTAGGACATTACTCGTTCAGCTCCGTCAATTTAGCGGTCACGACCCGCGTGCAGTGCGACTGAAAAGCGAAAGCCCATTCCACAGTCCCATAATGGCCCCAGCCGCCGAGTACATGAGAAACGCATTGGAAAACATCACCGTTAATTTTCCTGCCGATATGCCTTGTGTGTCAAATGTCTCGGGCCTTCCATTTACTTCGGGGCCTGCACTCAAGGACTTATTGTCACAACAATGCGTTGATACGGTAAGATGGTGGGATAGCATCCGTTACCTAGATCAGGAGCGGGGTGTAAAGCGTTGGATCGGAATCGGACCAGGGAAAGTTGGTAGAAATTTGGTGGGAAAAGAGGTTGGGAGGGTGATGGCCCGGGGGGGTGGCGTTTGGGCTGTCTGTGATTTTAGGGATGTTGAGGAGACCCTCATTGCATTGGAAGATACAGATAACGATATGCTGCAAGATTAA
- a CDS encoding uncharacterized protein (COG:U;~EggNog:ENOG410PQJE;~InterPro:IPR011012,IPR006722;~PFAM:PF04628;~go_process: GO:0006888 - endoplasmic reticulum to Golgi vesicle-mediated transport [Evidence IEA]) produces MPGPKIACIGVIGKSDNPLHMSLFPPYSDSGIEFSFLLNSSLDVFEIRQKQTSIDQDLGLLHAVDERLASYGWLTTTGVKFLIIIDLIGEQTSSGIDDTHESARSSFRESDLKPAFRALQTAYIQLLQNPFYCPDDQVTMTNGAVQASKPSHITDEKFITEVSRIGSLWAARITDL; encoded by the exons ATGCCAGGACCTAAAATAGCCTGCATTGGCGTTATTGGGAAGTCT GATAACCCTCTGCATATGTCACTTTTTCCGCCTTATTCCGATTCTGGAATTGAATTCTCATTTCTATTGAACTCATCCCTTGATGTTTTTGAAATACGTCAGAAGCAAACTTCGATTGACCAGGATCTCGGTTTGTTGCATGCGGTTGATGAGCGGCTAGCATCCTATGGCTGGTTGACAACCACCGGTGTTAAGTTCCTCATAATCATCGATTTGATCGGGGAACAGACCTCATCTGGAATCGATGATACACATGAAAGCGCACGGTCTAGCTTCCGAGAATCGGACCTTAAACCA GCCTTTCGAGCCTTGCAGACAGCCTATATACAGCTTCTTCAGAACCCATTTTACTGCCCAGATGACCAGGTCACCATGACGAACGGCGCGGTCCAAGCCTCAAAGCCGTCCCATATCACAGACGAAAAATTTATTACCGAAGTCAGCCGGATTGGTAGTTTATGGGCTGCCAGAATCACTGATTTATAA
- a CDS encoding NuoB/complex I 20 kDa subunit family protein (COG:C;~EggNog:ENOG410PGDV;~InterPro:IPR006138,IPR006137;~PFAM:PF01058;~go_function: GO:0008137 - NADH dehydrogenase (ubiquinone) activity [Evidence IEA];~go_function: GO:0048038 - quinone binding [Evidence IEA];~go_function: GO:0051536 - iron-sulfur cluster binding [Evidence IEA];~go_function: GO:0051539 - 4 iron, 4 sulfur cluster binding [Evidence IEA];~go_process: GO:0055114 - oxidation-reduction process [Evidence IEA]): MLSLSGRALPRTLHVHPNKTLCALQIQRVALLSTSSTKAATALERQGNVGRLTASGQVRKEVPLPSQEKKEGAMQYVLTTLDQVANWARQSSLWPMTFGLACCAIEMMHLSTPRYDQDRLGIIFRASPRQSDVMIVAGTLTNKMAPALRQVYDQMPDPRWVISMGSCANGGGYYHYSYSVVRGCDRIVPVDVYVPGCPPTSEALMYGIFQLQKKMRHTRITRMWYRR, from the exons ATGCTGTCCCTATCAGGGCGTGCTTTGCCACGCACCCTTCATG TGCACCCCAACAAAACGCTGTGTGCTCTTCAAATTCAGCGCGTGGCATTGTTATCCACATCTTCGACTAAAGCGGCAACAGCACTTGAACGACAAGGCAATGTTGGACGATTGACTGCGTCTGGCCAAGTGCGGAAGGAGGTGCCTCTACCGAGccaggagaagaaagagggtGCGATGCAATATGTGCT GACCACTCTTGACCAAGTTGCGAACTGGGCACGCCAAAGCTCTCTGTGGCCAATGACCTTTGGACTCGCCTGCTGTGCCATTGAGATGATGCATCTGTCGACACCCAGATATGACCAGGATCGCCTCGGTATTATCTTCCGAGCTTCTCCACGCCAATCCGATGTCATGATCGTGGCGGGAACTTTGACAAATAAAATGGCGCCGGCTCTTCGACAGGTTTACGATCAAATGCCTGATCCGCGCTGGGTTATCAGCATGGGTAGTTGTGCGAATGGCGGTGGCTATTATCATTACAGCTACTCCGTTGTCCGTGGTTGTGATAGGATAGTTCCCGTTGATGTCTATGTTCCTGGAT GCCCACCGACCTCCGAGGCGCTGATGTATGGCATTTTCCAActccagaagaagatgaggcaCACACGGATAACCCGCATGTGGTACCGGCGTTAG